A stretch of the Flavobacterium aquiphilum genome encodes the following:
- a CDS encoding glycosyltransferase family 2 protein: protein MLAIIIPYYKFTFFEATLQSLAKQTCQNFKVYIGNDASPEDPSMLLEKYKGKFDFVYHRFETNLGGAALTKQWERCIALSGNEEWIMILGDDDVLGDNVVEAFYENLPEIEQEGSNVVRFATQVIDEITNSTSKVFVNPKFEKAVDFYCRRDLGLVRCSLSEHIFRKKSYLNYSFQDYPLAWHSDDYAWIQFAENKPIFAINNEKVWIRVSNESLTGSTTNLKDKRIAESMFYMDLVKHNLNLFKRGTRFQFLMKAEVSIKKYRKLSLKEWHILFLKYVQNFKFIPFFKFTRRFLKSF from the coding sequence ATGCTTGCCATCATCATTCCATACTATAAGTTCACTTTTTTCGAGGCAACTTTACAGTCTTTGGCAAAGCAAACCTGTCAAAATTTTAAAGTGTACATTGGCAATGATGCGAGTCCCGAAGATCCTTCAATGTTATTAGAAAAATATAAGGGAAAATTTGATTTTGTTTATCATCGCTTTGAAACCAATTTAGGGGGTGCAGCTCTTACTAAACAGTGGGAGCGATGTATTGCTTTATCTGGAAATGAAGAATGGATTATGATTTTGGGTGATGATGATGTGTTGGGAGATAATGTTGTGGAGGCGTTTTATGAAAATTTGCCAGAAATTGAACAAGAGGGAAGTAATGTGGTGCGGTTTGCGACGCAAGTTATAGATGAAATTACTAATTCAACTTCTAAGGTTTTTGTAAACCCTAAATTTGAAAAGGCTGTTGATTTTTATTGTAGAAGAGATTTAGGTTTGGTAAGATGCTCTTTGTCTGAACATATTTTTAGAAAGAAAAGTTATTTAAATTATTCTTTTCAAGATTACCCACTGGCATGGCATAGTGATGATTATGCTTGGATACAGTTTGCGGAAAACAAACCAATATTTGCAATAAATAATGAAAAAGTATGGATAAGAGTATCAAATGAAAGTTTAACTGGAAGTACAACTAATTTAAAAGATAAGAGAATAGCTGAATCTATGTTTTATATGGATTTAGTTAAGCATAATTTGAATTTATTTAAGAGAGGAACGCGTTTTCAGTTTTTAATGAAAGCAGAGGTATCTATAAAAAAATATAGAAAATTAAGTTTAAAAGAATGGCATATTTTGTTTCTGAAATATGTCCAAAATTTTAAGTTTATTCCCTTTTTTAAATTTACAAGAAGATTCTTGAAAAGTTTTTAA
- a CDS encoding glycosyltransferase WbsX family protein, which translates to MKKLLKQYLKLSKIMQNKIKPIAIYLPQFHPIPENDKWWGKGFTEWTNVTKAQPRFEGHYQPHLPADLGFYDLRLEEARLAQEELAKTFGIYGFCYYHYWFNGKRVLEEPLDRKMQNPNEDLPFMMCWANENWTRTWDGADHQVLLKQEYSFEDDLTHIKHLINFFRDNRYIKVNGKPIFIVYRPKLFPDIKKTIAIWRKAVKEAGFPDLYIGFAQNKEHSFSPEEKGFDFGFQFQPSFGTQSNGISYGLSTVKILKYRFKKALGYRIKKKLGIKLESLSCFYDYWNYAKTQIDFGFNSNVYPGITPMWDNSARRKEHPFILHNSTPEKYKEWLNYIKENYPWETVPEQFLFINAWNEWAEGNHLEPCQKWGTAYLEATKEVLK; encoded by the coding sequence GTGAAAAAATTATTAAAGCAATATTTAAAGTTATCGAAAATCATGCAAAATAAAATAAAACCCATAGCGATATATCTCCCTCAATTTCATCCCATTCCTGAAAATGATAAATGGTGGGGGAAGGGTTTTACTGAATGGACTAATGTTACCAAAGCCCAGCCAAGGTTTGAGGGGCATTACCAACCGCATTTGCCAGCAGATTTAGGTTTTTATGACTTGAGATTAGAAGAAGCACGTTTAGCCCAAGAGGAATTAGCTAAGACTTTTGGCATATATGGTTTTTGTTATTATCATTATTGGTTTAATGGAAAACGGGTTTTGGAAGAACCTTTGGATCGAAAAATGCAAAATCCAAACGAAGATTTACCTTTTATGATGTGTTGGGCGAATGAAAATTGGACCAGAACTTGGGATGGTGCTGACCATCAAGTCTTATTAAAACAAGAATATAGTTTTGAAGACGATTTGACTCACATAAAACATTTAATTAATTTTTTTAGAGATAATCGTTATATTAAAGTCAATGGGAAACCGATTTTTATTGTTTATAGACCCAAATTATTTCCTGATATAAAAAAGACTATTGCTATTTGGCGGAAAGCAGTTAAAGAAGCTGGTTTTCCAGATCTTTACATAGGATTTGCACAAAATAAGGAACATTCTTTTTCACCTGAAGAAAAAGGATTTGATTTTGGATTTCAATTTCAGCCTAGTTTTGGAACTCAATCTAATGGTATATCTTATGGGCTCTCTACTGTCAAAATATTAAAATATAGATTTAAAAAAGCACTCGGATATAGAATAAAGAAAAAATTAGGAATAAAGTTGGAATCTTTGAGTTGTTTTTATGACTATTGGAATTATGCTAAAACCCAAATTGACTTTGGTTTTAATTCAAATGTTTACCCCGGGATAACACCTATGTGGGATAATTCTGCTCGTCGCAAAGAACATCCTTTTATACTCCATAATTCAACTCCTGAAAAATATAAAGAGTGGTTAAATTATATTAAAGAAAATTATCCTTGGGAAACTGTTCCAGAACAATTTTTGTTTATTAATGCTTGGAATGAGTGGGCAGAAGGCAATCATTTAGAACCCTGTCAGAAATGGGGAACTGCCTATTTAGAAGCTACAAAAGAAGTTTTAAAGTAA
- a CDS encoding glycosyltransferase family 4 protein, giving the protein MKILFISHDAHLAGAQILLLNLLKWIKKYHAEIEFDVLLTGEGILTADFEKLTNVFKMPLPKERATVLDKIIYKLKLKFFYNDISHKKYDLIYNNTFSNGELSSVLELNKIPIITHVHELEYWIKKNGVENLNRIKASTSYYLAASKSVKNYLLKNNIADINNVEVVYEWIDSQLLLQQSKNKSIRFFLNLPEDSIIIAASGRENFRKGKDWFIPIAIQVLTKIKSKKIHFVWIGGHTAEELVFDCIKSNFQNNIHFIEHIPEANTYFNEFEVFMMLSREDPFPLVNLEAAIWQVPIICFENTGGTEELVSENCGIKVPYGNLNMFAEAIIRVIENEQFKNEMGMNIKEKVLREYDINVVGEKIIKAIFKVIENHAK; this is encoded by the coding sequence ATGAAAATTCTTTTCATATCGCACGATGCACATTTGGCTGGAGCTCAGATATTGCTGTTGAATTTGCTAAAGTGGATAAAAAAGTATCATGCTGAAATAGAATTTGATGTTTTATTGACAGGGGAAGGTATACTGACTGCTGATTTTGAAAAGCTTACTAATGTTTTCAAAATGCCTCTTCCTAAAGAGAGAGCCACTGTTTTAGACAAAATCATTTATAAACTTAAATTAAAATTTTTTTATAATGATATTAGTCATAAAAAGTACGATTTAATATATAATAATACATTTTCTAATGGGGAGCTTTCGAGTGTTTTAGAGCTGAATAAAATACCAATTATTACTCATGTCCATGAATTAGAGTATTGGATTAAAAAAAATGGAGTAGAAAATTTAAATAGAATTAAGGCTTCTACAAGTTATTATCTTGCAGCTTCAAAGTCAGTAAAAAACTATTTATTAAAAAACAACATTGCGGATATAAATAATGTAGAAGTAGTTTATGAATGGATTGATAGTCAGTTGCTTTTACAACAAAGTAAAAATAAGAGTATAAGGTTTTTTTTGAATTTACCTGAAGATTCCATAATTATTGCGGCATCTGGACGTGAAAATTTCAGAAAAGGAAAAGATTGGTTTATTCCCATAGCCATACAAGTTTTAACAAAGATTAAAAGTAAAAAAATTCATTTTGTTTGGATTGGAGGTCATACAGCCGAAGAATTAGTTTTTGATTGCATAAAATCTAATTTTCAAAATAATATACATTTTATTGAGCATATTCCAGAGGCAAATACATATTTTAATGAATTTGAAGTTTTTATGATGCTTTCTAGAGAGGATCCTTTCCCTTTAGTTAATTTGGAAGCAGCAATTTGGCAAGTTCCTATAATTTGTTTTGAAAATACTGGAGGAACGGAAGAATTAGTAAGCGAAAATTGTGGTATCAAAGTACCATATGGGAACTTAAATATGTTTGCTGAAGCGATAATTAGAGTGATAGAGAATGAGCAATTTAAGAATGAAATGGGAATGAATATTAAAGAAAAAGTATTAAGAGAATACGATATAAATGTTGTTGGTGAAAAAATTATTAAAGCAATATTTAAAGTTATCGAAAATCATGCAAAATAA
- a CDS encoding glycosyltransferase family 2 protein codes for MKQLLISIIIPTYNRAHLIGETLDSILAQTYTNWECIVVDDGSTDDTAGVLISYIERDSRFKFFRRADDRTKGASSCRNIGFELSQGEYIQYLDSDDIISANKLEVQLEVLLGESETTCAICKWGVFDKYAAESIVKENMPYYKNWVSIKDFFNVLGEYGLYVPIHSYLISRNLVANAGKWNEDLCINDDGEFFTRLLLKITKIVYVEKAIVFYRKNNENGLSSYTNQKLKKLKYSWELIENHLEPFYIGEKIEYVLSAKKRIFEQTKEGFPFFFVLNFFFFRGIITQYYSKRIWQKIKINYK; via the coding sequence ATGAAACAACTTCTAATATCCATCATCATCCCTACTTACAATCGAGCCCACTTAATTGGTGAAACGCTTGATAGTATTTTGGCACAAACTTACACGAATTGGGAATGTATTGTGGTAGATGATGGGAGTACAGATGATACAGCTGGCGTTTTGATAAGTTATATTGAAAGAGATTCTAGATTTAAGTTCTTTAGAAGAGCAGATGATAGAACAAAAGGAGCCAGTTCGTGCAGAAATATTGGTTTTGAATTGAGCCAAGGGGAATATATTCAATATTTAGATTCAGATGATATAATTTCTGCTAATAAATTAGAAGTTCAACTTGAGGTGCTTTTGGGAGAGAGTGAAACTACTTGCGCAATTTGTAAATGGGGAGTTTTTGACAAGTATGCTGCAGAAAGCATTGTAAAAGAAAATATGCCTTACTACAAAAATTGGGTTTCTATTAAAGATTTTTTTAATGTTTTAGGAGAATATGGACTATACGTTCCAATACACTCGTATTTGATTTCAAGAAATTTGGTTGCAAATGCAGGAAAGTGGAATGAAGATTTGTGTATTAATGATGATGGAGAGTTTTTTACTAGATTATTATTAAAAATAACTAAAATTGTATATGTAGAAAAAGCAATTGTTTTTTACAGGAAAAATAATGAAAATGGATTAAGCAGCTATACAAATCAAAAATTAAAAAAATTAAAATATAGTTGGGAACTAATTGAAAATCATTTGGAACCATTTTATATAGGTGAGAAAATAGAATATGTCTTAAGTGCCAAGAAGAGAATTTTTGAACAGACTAAAGAGGGATTTCCCTTCTTTTTTGTTTTGAATTTCTTTTTTTTTAGGGGGATTATTACTCAGTATTATTCTAAACGAATATGGCAAAAAATAAAAATTAATTATAAATGA
- a CDS encoding CatB-related O-acetyltransferase translates to MKNIKRLFKSIFSIAKKRKDILENIIYIGNNKVLYDNVEFLNSEIGYYSYISKNSIVHNTNIGKFCSIGPNVVVGYGDHPTNLLSTSPIFYSKHTYFDINATKDLFFGNSRVTIGNDVWIGANVFVKNGITIGDGAVIGAGTVVIRDVEPYSIIVGVPGKMISKRFSDEIINKLLEIKWWDWPISIIKENHLELSSKNIMDNLDLLISIKNKIK, encoded by the coding sequence ATGAAAAATATTAAAAGATTATTTAAATCTATATTTTCTATAGCAAAAAAAAGAAAAGATATTTTGGAAAATATTATTTATATAGGTAATAATAAGGTATTATATGATAATGTTGAATTTTTAAATTCTGAAATAGGGTATTATTCTTATATATCGAAAAATTCGATTGTTCACAATACAAATATTGGAAAATTTTGTTCTATTGGACCTAATGTAGTTGTAGGATATGGCGATCATCCAACTAATCTTTTATCAACTTCTCCAATATTTTACAGTAAACATACATATTTTGATATTAATGCAACTAAAGATTTGTTTTTTGGGAATTCAAGAGTTACTATAGGTAACGATGTATGGATTGGAGCTAATGTTTTTGTTAAGAATGGTATAACTATTGGAGATGGAGCTGTAATTGGAGCAGGAACTGTCGTTATCAGAGATGTTGAACCATATTCAATAATAGTAGGTGTACCAGGAAAAATGATATCAAAAAGATTTAGTGATGAAATTATTAATAAATTATTAGAAATAAAATGGTGGGATTGGCCTATTTCAATAATAAAGGAAAATCATTTAGAACTTTCTTCTAAAAATATAATGGATAATTTAGATTTGCTTATTAGTATTAAAAATAAAATTAAGTAA